The Methanosarcinales archaeon genome includes the window AATGGTGAATGCAACAGTGTTGAATCCAGAAGTACCAATGGCGCCGGTGCAGATGTGTAAGAACTGTGCCACGAACAGGTTCCTGCCAGCCAAGTGTAATTACTGCATGTCGCCTGATTTGAATTCTGTGATGTGAGGTGCTGAAAGCGGGTACCAGCCTGCTCTGGATGCCATGAACAAGGGCGCTACGATAGACCAGATCGAGATCTGCACCCGGACGTGTGTTAAACATGACATCGATATCAGGTCATCCTTCATGGTCGGGATCCCAGGAATTGATACTAAAGAAGAAATAAAACGAACCTTTGAAGAGATTCACAAAATGATATCAGTGTACGGTGAACAGGATCGACTTGAACATATGGATATTTTGTTGTCCTTCTTCACTCCATATCCTCATACGAAATTATATCAAACAGGCCTTGAGAACGGATTGGAATCCCTTAATACTCTTGAAGATTGGGGTGATTTTGACCAATTCGATTTTAAGGCTCCGTGGATGCCCGATAAATATTATGATCTTGTTAAGGAGTTCAGGGACGGTATGCCGTGGAATTCGGGGTGCGAGTTTGATGAGTGGTGCAAGATCTATGAAGGAATTATGGATGAGCTGAATACCAGAAATAACATAAAAACCTGATGCAAAGATATATCTTAATATAATAGTAGTGAAATAATTTCTAATATCATCTCTTCTTTAATATCTCAATTCCACCATCAGACATGCCTACATAAACCTCATCCACATTCCCAAAAATACCATGTTCTACCACCCCAACACATCCAGACAATTCAAATCCCAGCTGTTCAGGATCATCAATTTCCCCAAAATCAGCATCCACTATAAAATTCCCATTATCAGTTATTACAGGCCCATCCTTACGTGTAGCCATTCGTAACACTGGATCCCCACCAAGCTCTACAACCGCTTTTTTAACCAGTTCCAGGGCATTAGGCATAACTTCCAGGGGAACTGGATGATTTAGAATATCCACAACCTTCTTTTTATCAACTAGCACCACAAAACGCTTTGCAGAGCTGGCTACAATCTTCTCATTAGTATGTGCAGCTCCACCTCCTTTTATCACAAATAGATTTTTATCTACCTGATCAGCACCGTCAATTGCAATGTCCACTACCGGGTTCTGAGCAAGTGTTGTAAGCGGTATATTACAATTGATCGCTAACATTTCCGATTGATAGGATGTAGGAATTCCAAGAATATTCAGTCCTTGTTTGACCTTCAGTCCAATGGCCTCAATGGCAAAAGCAGTAGTAGAACCGGTACCAAGACCAACTACCATTCCATCTTTCACAAGGTCTGCTACAGCATGGCCAACGGTTTTTTTTTCAAGGGTATTGGATTTTCCTGTTCTATCCTTCACTGAACTCATGTAAACACAAATCCATTATAGAACATTCGAGAATTATTTTCAAGCATTTGCATTAATCCTCATATCTTTGCGCCCTTTGTTGGTGAAATAGCATAAACAACTATGCTATGATGCCCGCTCTATATAAAGTGAAACATAAATGTTTTATGTCCCACTACTAAAGCGGTGCAAATTCACCTAACCACTCATTAATCCATATTTGGAAATTGAATGTTGATCCCCGTGGCATTCCAGGCATTCATCAACTTTGTACTCAATATATTCTGGATGCACATCTGCATGACAGTTTCTGCAGTCACTCGCTTGTTGATGTTTCTGGTGACATTCAACACATTGTATATTGGCATGTTTAGATGCATTGTCCTGGAATTCCAGATAACTATTAGGATGACATTTTGCGCATTCCTCAGGTCCTATTAGTGGACTGAAATTCAGGGCTTTTGGCGTGTGCGGTTGGTGGCATTCTGTGCAGTTATAAGGTATGTCCTCACCATGTAACAACTCTTTATGACAGGTCAGGCAGGCAGGAAGGAACTTATGTTCTGTATGGCAGGTATAACAGCTATCAGGTTGTTCTGAATGTTTATCCTCAGAAGCTTTCAAAGCATCATAAACCTCACTGTGGCATTTGGCACATCCCCTGTCAGTTAAAATTGAATGACTATGATGGCAGGTTATGCAGTCTTGATCGCCTGTGTCAATTCCACTTGCTACATGATAATGTTCACCGTGACAAAGATCACATTCTGCATATGCAGGTTTATCCCCGAATTCATGGCAACGACCACATTCGGAGGGGACCATTTCAGCATGTACACTAAGACCAGTCGCTGTATTAGGGTGGCATTCGACGCATGCTTTTTCCATTGGATCCACGTAATCATGCATTCTTATAGTTGACTCTGGAGTATGGCACCCACCACACTGTTCCATTTCCAGATTTGCATCCAAATTTCCAAGCAGCATGATTAAAATTACAAACGCTGCTAATGCCATTATACCGACTATGATCTTTCTAATAATTTCCACCACGTTCAACAGGATATTTATATAATTATTAATGTTCGAAATAGTAAATGTCCTAAAACATTATACATCCCAAGTCAATTATATTCCATTCATATTATAAACATTTCGATAATTTCCTGATGAAAAAGAAGCAAAAAAAAAGTCCCGCCTCCCAGATTCGAACCGGGGACATCGCGGTTACTGCGCGTGTGCGCCAATCGGCGCATGAACAAACTACAGCCGCGCACTCTATCCAGGCTGAGTTAAGGCGGGACAATAGAATTAATCTCAGCCGGATGGCTTTAATTTGCACGATTGTACTTATCCTTTTCGTTGTGCTCGTTTGAATGAGTCTTTATATGATTATCTTAGCTGGGTAAATTCTGTGTTTAGGTTTTTAACCTTATAACGCAGACAGTCATGAAAATCAATGCCCTGAAAATCGCATAACAACAGGTCATTAGCCATACACTTTTCAGCAGAACACATTGGACAATTATCTATCATAGAACAAACCTCCTGGAATTTTTCTGTATCAATGAATAA containing:
- the rpiA gene encoding ribose-5-phosphate isomerase RpiA, whose protein sequence is MSSVKDRTGKSNTLEKKTVGHAVADLVKDGMVVGLGTGSTTAFAIEAIGLKVKQGLNILGIPTSYQSEMLAINCNIPLTTLAQNPVVDIAIDGADQVDKNLFVIKGGGAAHTNEKIVASSAKRFVVLVDKKKVVDILNHPVPLEVMPNALELVKKAVVELGGDPVLRMATRKDGPVITDNGNFIVDADFGEIDDPEQLGFELSGCVGVVEHGIFGNVDEVYVGMSDGGIEILKKR